CGGTGTTTTCCCCTCGGCCAATGAAGACGCTCAGGCCGCCAAGCGCCATGTCGACACTCCCCAGTGCCAGTCCGCGTCCTACCGCCTGGCGTTTCAGGATCAGGATTTTCTTCTGCGCGAGGAGCTTCGCCCCGTGCGCCTGCAGCTGGAACTCTTGAAGCCCGAGCTGACCCTGCAGGAGCAGCAGATCGAATCCACCATCGTCATCTACGGCAGCGCTCGGACAATGGATGCGGAGACGGCCGCCGTGCGTCTGGAAAAAGTGCTCGAGGGGCTCAAGAAATACCCCGACGACGTCCTTTTGCGCAGCGAGTTGGTTAAGGCCCGCACGGCCGTGGCCAACAGCCGCTATTACGAGGAGGCGCGAAAGCTCGGGCGGCTCATTTCCGAGAACATGGACACATGCAAGCACGTGGTCATCACTGGCGGCGGTTTCGGGATCATGGGCGCCGCCAACCGGGGCGCGCACGATGTGGGCGCCAAGAGCATCGGCATGAACATCGTGCTCCCCTTCGAGCAGGAGCCCAACCCCTACATCACCCCCGAACTGAGTTTTCAGTTCCACTATTTTGCCATCCGCAAGATGCATCTCTTGATGCGGGCCAAGGCCCTGGTGGCTTTTCCCGGCGGTTTCGGGACCATGGACGAGCTTTTTGAGGCCCTG
The window above is part of the Deltaproteobacteria bacterium HGW-Deltaproteobacteria-18 genome. Proteins encoded here:
- a CDS encoding TIGR00730 family Rossman fold protein, with the translated sequence MTNKRTRRFGVFPSANEDAQAAKRHVDTPQCQSASYRLAFQDQDFLLREELRPVRLQLELLKPELTLQEQQIESTIVIYGSARTMDAETAAVRLEKVLEGLKKYPDDVLLRSELVKARTAVANSRYYEEARKLGRLISENMDTCKHVVITGGGFGIMGAANRGAHDVGAKSIGMNIVLPFEQEPNPYITPELSFQFHYFAIRKMHLLMRAKALVAFPGGFGTMDELFEALTLIQTRKVKPIPVLLFGRRFWHKVINFEALVEEGTINPEDLNLFQYVSTAEEAWEIIRASNGLTTDGKP